From a single Methanofollis sp. W23 genomic region:
- a CDS encoding UPF0058 family protein: protein MQKEELLHLHMLLIHIKKYYETTTGDEVYTPDYDVLGVSPAHIHKNKISHKKAILALGEDLVHQLRDVTPHAQQVEGIHKATHNEGVAQEH, encoded by the coding sequence GTGCAGAAAGAAGAGTTGCTCCATTTACACATGCTCTTGATACACATCAAGAAGTACTATGAGACCACGACCGGAGATGAGGTCTATACCCCTGACTACGATGTGCTCGGCGTCTCCCCCGCCCACATCCACAAGAACAAGATCTCCCACAAGAAAGCGATCCTCGCCCTCGGCGAGGACCTGGTCCACCAGCTGCGCGACGTCACTCCCCACGCCCAGCAGGTGGAAGGGATCCACAAGGCAACCCATAATGAGGGCGTAGCACAAGAGCATTAA
- a CDS encoding tRNA uridine(34) 5-carboxymethylaminomethyl modification radical SAM/GNAT enzyme Elp3, with protein MDNVDLCREIISRISSQPCEPADLQRIKIAVCRKYRVSSIPKNSAILAAATPDEEPVLREVLMVKPTRTISGVAPIAAMTSPAPCPHGKCLPCPGGPDHPFGSPQSYTGQEPAALRGTQHEFDPYAQVQARLSQLEALGHHVDKAELIVMGGTITARPREYQEWFVHSCVHAMNEYRSDAHRPFDPATVLEKNESAPVRCIATTFETRPDWCRREHVDEMLGLGVTKVELGVQHTDDAVLTLNRRGCTVADAVEANRLLRDAGIKVGFHMMPNLPGSDLENDREMFRTLFADERFRPDFLKIYPTLVTPGSEIEGLWEKGEFAPYPEDDLVDLVAYAKSLLPEYVRLQRVQRDIPARLIVAGSHHSNFRQLAQQRLHEQGRECRCIRCREAGRRRPSGEPGMRDFAYGCCGGTEHFIQVEAGDALIGFARLRSPGEAVRPELDGAALLRELHVYGMMVPLGTHGREGEFQHRNFGRELLARAEETARTDGFEKIAVNSGVGVRPYYRGQGYEREGPYMIKRLQ; from the coding sequence ATGGATAATGTTGACCTCTGTCGGGAGATCATCTCCCGCATCTCTTCTCAACCCTGTGAACCCGCAGACCTCCAGCGAATTAAAATCGCGGTCTGCCGGAAATATCGCGTGAGTTCTATCCCCAAGAACTCCGCGATCCTTGCTGCAGCCACTCCAGACGAAGAGCCCGTGCTGCGCGAGGTCCTCATGGTCAAACCTACCCGGACGATCTCGGGTGTCGCCCCGATCGCGGCGATGACCTCACCGGCCCCCTGTCCGCACGGCAAGTGCCTCCCCTGCCCTGGCGGCCCAGACCACCCCTTTGGTTCGCCGCAGAGTTACACCGGGCAGGAGCCCGCGGCCCTCCGCGGCACCCAGCACGAGTTCGATCCCTATGCCCAGGTCCAGGCCAGGCTCTCGCAGCTCGAGGCCCTGGGCCACCACGTGGACAAGGCCGAACTGATCGTGATGGGCGGGACGATCACCGCACGTCCACGGGAGTATCAGGAATGGTTCGTCCACTCGTGCGTCCACGCCATGAACGAGTACCGCTCAGACGCACACCGTCCCTTTGACCCGGCGACGGTCCTGGAGAAGAACGAGTCGGCGCCGGTGCGGTGCATCGCCACGACCTTCGAGACCCGTCCAGACTGGTGCAGGCGCGAGCATGTCGACGAGATGCTCGGCCTTGGGGTGACCAAGGTCGAACTCGGGGTCCAGCACACCGACGACGCCGTCCTCACCCTCAACCGGCGCGGGTGCACCGTGGCCGACGCGGTCGAGGCAAACCGTCTGTTGCGGGACGCCGGGATCAAGGTCGGGTTTCACATGATGCCAAACCTTCCTGGGAGCGACCTCGAAAATGACCGCGAGATGTTTCGGACGCTCTTTGCAGACGAACGGTTCAGGCCCGACTTTCTCAAGATCTATCCCACCCTGGTGACGCCGGGTTCTGAGATCGAGGGTCTCTGGGAGAAGGGGGAATTCGCCCCGTACCCTGAAGACGACCTGGTGGACCTCGTCGCCTATGCAAAGTCTCTCCTGCCCGAATACGTCCGCCTCCAGCGGGTGCAGCGCGACATCCCGGCGCGGCTGATCGTCGCGGGGTCGCACCACTCCAACTTCAGGCAGCTTGCCCAGCAGCGGTTGCATGAGCAGGGCAGGGAGTGCCGGTGCATCAGGTGCCGCGAGGCCGGGCGGCGCAGACCTTCCGGCGAACCCGGGATGCGGGACTTCGCCTATGGGTGCTGCGGCGGGACCGAACACTTCATCCAGGTCGAGGCCGGCGACGCCCTTATCGGATTTGCGCGCCTGCGCTCTCCAGGCGAAGCGGTCAGGCCCGAACTCGACGGGGCGGCCTTGCTGCGCGAACTCCATGTCTACGGGATGATGGTCCCTCTCGGGACACACGGCCGGGAAGGCGAGTTCCAGCACCGCAATTTCGGCAGAGAACTTCTTGCCAGGGCCGAGGAGACCGCACGCACCGACGGGTTCGAAAAGATCGCCGTCAACAGCGGGGTCGGAGTCAGGCCTTATTACCGGGGTCAGGGCTATGAACGCGAAGGGCCATACATGATAAAGAGACTGCAATGA